The Campylobacter concisus sequence CCAGTGAAGCTTGGTTTTAATAGTTGGCATCTTGCTTTGAAATGGCTCTTTTTTAAGTGCTGCCATAGCGACACTATCGCCTTTTGGTTTAGCTGGTGCTTCTACGTTTAAGACCGCTCTTTCAAGCTCGATGAAGTCTTTTAAGATGATCGCATACGAACGAAAGAAATTTGCCTCTTTGTGAGCTAAAAGTAGCGAGCCAAACTCATCTACAAATAAATTTAAAGTTTCAGAAAATAGCTTGTTGCTAATATTTTTTGCATCATTAAACTCATCTTTTAAAAATGTAGCCATCGCTAAAAATATAAATCCAACGTAGTCCTCGCTATCTTTGCAAAGCTCGCTATCACGTCTATATGGGCTTAGTTTTAAACATTCAATAACCCTAAGCCTAGCTGCTCCGTTATCTCTGCC is a genomic window containing:
- a CDS encoding TorD/DmsD family molecular chaperone; amino-acid sequence: MDKNIIKARSYFYEFLAYPMFFYTNDEKFSRWKEQLKYLSANPLSKDSDAAFKNLDKFSFEEFSKEQNDVLFGFTNIPLSASFYEEGRDNGAARLRVIECLKLSPYRRDSELCKDSEDYVGFIFLAMATFLKDEFNDAKNISNKLFSETLNLFVDEFGSLLLAHKEANFFRSYAIILKDFIELERAVLNVEAPAKPKGDSVAMAALKKEPFQSKMPTIKTKLHWEEFSPVISHEFKD